DNA sequence from the Plasmodium cynomolgi strain B DNA, scaffold: 1430, whole genome shotgun sequence genome:
GTTTTTTAATTGATCAAAGAATTCTTGTGACTCATCCCTGTTCTTTCTACACACATAGAGAAAAatgccatttgtttttaaagttaATTAAATGGATAAGTGACGGcacgattttttttggtatatTAAATCACTCCCAATAATGTAGTCATATGTGAcaatttgctcttttttacgtgggtacgtattttttcattgGACCAGTCGatgttgcatatttttactttactcCTCCATACAAAATCTAGGTGTCCAAAGAGTTCTTCGTTTAATAGGACATTATGCGAAATGTTACTTAGAGTGAATGGGTTGACATCGGTAATGACTACTTGGTTCGGTTCTTGATTAGTTCcgttgcaaaaaatgttcgCATGCGTGATAAGCGAAATGCTGGCTAATCTACTTCCTGCACCGAGTTCTAAAACCACTTTGTTCCTAATGAGGACGCTATTCTGGAGACACAAGTCGGAGATGCATTTGCTTATCATGAGGTATCATTCCCAAATGCTAAACTTGGTGATGTCATTATGCGAAAGAACCTCTTATCCTGATGTTTTGCTATCCTCAAATGAATTCCCAAAATACTTTAGCCCAATTACTCTTATTCGTATAATGTCCTCTTCTTcgctttccccgtttttacttttgccttttcgttCATGAGCACCTGATGGGTGCATtcctaaattatttttgcgtccTCTAAGTTTGTCCTGAACGTTGTGTCGTTGTGGCTATTGGGTGCCCTGCCCCCACGGTTGGATGCGCCGATGTTCATGCCGCTTCTCATTCCACTCACCGTGCGCCCATCCTGCTCGTCCAGCACACTCGACATGGGGTGGCTTAGAACGAGGTGCAAAACATTTTCGTCCTGGGCGTTGAAGGCCTCCGACAGAATGCTTTTGTAGAATTCGTTTTTCCTCAGTAGGTAGATTTTGCTGGCCTCCTTGTACAGTCGaatttgcttcccccacgtTTCTCTCTGGCCGTTTAAAGTAGCACCTCC
Encoded proteins:
- a CDS encoding hypothetical protein (putative), giving the protein MNFFGNIFSDDHDGSLGNGDSRQGVGGATLNGQRETWGKQIRLYKEASKIYLLRKNEFYKSILSEAFNAQDENVLHLVLSHPMSSVLDEQDGRTDKLRGRKNNLGMHPSGAHERKGKSKNGESEEEDIIRIRVIGLKYFGNSFEDSKTSG